The genomic region ttatttttcagagtcaaatgAATGGGAGCTAGAGACGATAACACAAGTGACAAACATGGAACAAGAATCTGGAGCATCGACAACACTGGAAGATTTAGATGATGCGCTATCTTCTGTGAGCGACCTATTTGAGAATGACATCGATGATCCAACATACACTCCACCTTCAGGTTCAGAGAGTGATTCAACTTTAAGTAACGATTTAGAACAAGTACAAAGTCAATCTGTAAGTACAAAtactacagcaaataataataatataatacctctGGTACCATACACCGATTCAGATGACACGGAGAGCGAGTTACCGATAGTTACTCAAcctaaaaataaaggaagaaaaagaataaggaatgaaaaaaagtggaaaaaaaaacattagaaagcaGGGACGAATTTCTGGAAAAGAGCATGTCAACTCTAAAGGagatattgtaaaagaaagaacTTTAAGACCTCCTTGTAAAACTACTTGTCGCTTGAAATGCTCTCAGCGCATAAGTCATGCACAAAGAGTACACATTCATTCTGACTATTATAATAGTGAAAGAAACTTAAGTTCTAAACGCCAGTATATAGTTTCTTGTATTACAACCAAGCCAATAGCCAGGTCACGACAAAGAGATGGTTCTAGAAATAGTAGAAAAAACAGccatacttattttctcaaatgggataacaattttgaaaaagtttgcaaacaatttttcttgaacacactagtaatatcagaaacatttgttaagtTTGCTCTCTTAAAAACCCAAAGTACTGGTATGGTTGAACCAGACCATCGTGGCAAACATGTACCAGGAAACAAAATACCAGAGACAGCAAAGGATATCATAAGAAACCACATATCAAAATATCCAGCATATGAAAGTCACTATAGTAGGGaaaggacaaacaaaaaatacttgggtaatgatttaaacatttccataatgtataccatgtatgaaaatgaatgtaaagaaaaaaatatcaaacccgaaaagaaatggttattttcagaaattttcaatagagaatacaatttgtcatttcatttgccagacaatgacacatgtgatttttgtgacagaattgattgccaattaaagaatgcaaacggtgagcaaaaagaaaaccttcaagcagAAAAGCAGAAGCATCTAGATGAAGCAGCACGTAGATAccatttgaaaaaagaagataagCTTTTGGGAcaaggaaatgaaaaatttaaagttgttatggCAGACCTACAGAAGTGTCTTCCTACTCCAGCTCTCACAAACTGTCAAAGCTTCTACTTGAGAAAGCTCTGGACTCTAAACTACACCATTGACGACAGT from Homalodisca vitripennis isolate AUS2020 unplaced genomic scaffold, UT_GWSS_2.1 ScUCBcl_23;HRSCAF=586, whole genome shotgun sequence harbors:
- the LOC124370159 gene encoding uncharacterized protein LOC124370159; its protein translation is MESRGKFILSKLKNLNTFTEDNLKPETNDCPSNQSVEVPRRNSTPSPTLTELKVLNPDCTSILVLPDNDSTQWNFNMHESENIQVERETSKDVHLLNFISTPVEPESNEWELETITQVTNMEQESGASTTLEDLDDALSSVSDLFENDIDDPTYTPPSGSESDSTLSNDLEQVQSQSVSTNTTANNNNIIPLVPYTDSDDTESELPIVTQPKNKGRKRIRNEKKWKKKH